The following are from one region of the Aquipuribacter nitratireducens genome:
- the drmA gene encoding DISARM system helicase DrmA produces the protein MTETPVPPRDPVVPPRKTPSYELSHAPDGRSWTDRENLADILQRELLGPSRGDEEVIEAPPDSMYLVGRIAPVRLTGKADPAQAGSDEPAADVGDAADAAEGRGVPVTAVGDTTAESDEDAVDDQPQRRGLMIPASMGLRFQIPADLPTFTVRASWGVYNPFDSGEVSKGGAAIRHFRRTPVEKPVVVTVADLSPATTAEYPLQDDVVLRVDVMDDPDRDRRLIEVALCNDRETPSRIPVNAWLFQTKLYVETDGEAAFLPVTDVLADTRFERDDELRRLNLQYRDRLEFAHGRTCSADWSEQPGTRRASRVWTTWLPVSETPQTLATEIDGALLDMRRLAEASPAEVDAGLRPIITGYREWLDTQDGLAAALPAHLKDDAHDALHDARRVCTQLESGLTHLLADPEALRCFRFMNRVMADQRIQSQVAEERAALPTLGRDAARERVLAKGPRAHSWRTFQLAFILMQLESLSRPELDRRSGDDLGKVELLFFPTGGGKTEAYLGLAAFTFAVRRRQGIVTGVDGPVDGRAGVAVLMRYTLRLLTAQQFQRATTLVCAAELARREDEATWGTEPFRIGLWVGTDVSPKRYPEAAEQLANVNDGRRHRLTVLQLQRCPWCGTRIEARDVLGDDAHRRVHVYCGDEFAECPFARGGVVDDGLPVLTVDEEIYRLAPAFVIATVDKFARLAREGEAASLFGYVRQRCERHGYVHADYEPCSLKDGSKHPAKDGLPAAAVHAVSRLRPPDLIIQDELHLITGALGTTVGLFEVAIDVLTSWTTAGGKRVKPLIVASTATVRNANDQIRGLYGRGVTVFPPQVLDVKDTYFSTEVAVSEQQPGRRYIGISTTGVRLTSAEIRVSEVLMSAAQLLMDRSGASADPYMTLVGYFNATRELAGMARYMADDIQTALSKGRPWTGLPRRRGTDYGSLNIAELTSRVASADITRTLDEMGRQFTPDHDSTEGKRVRMEQRAAGQHVEARTANPFDVVLATSMLQVGVDVTRLGLMLMVGQPKNTAEYIQASSRVGRDAARPGLVVTLGNWARPRDLAHFEQFRHYHETFYAQVEALSVTPFSVTSIERGLDGVLVSAARVLDAVRADGLSAERGAGRIQGEYDQVKELVDALVARATLSSPTTTQTTRQRLLNRLDQWVNRRKALSQQQLTLVYERQAGDGKHEALLISPDNARAVAGATSGPPFVVANSMREVQPEINLLVSPIKERLYAVEPDDAPGWELDETNGAVND, from the coding sequence GTGACCGAGACGCCGGTGCCGCCCCGCGACCCAGTCGTGCCTCCCCGAAAGACACCGTCTTACGAGCTCAGCCACGCACCCGACGGCCGGTCGTGGACCGATCGGGAGAATCTTGCCGACATCCTCCAGCGAGAACTTCTCGGGCCTTCGCGCGGCGACGAGGAGGTCATCGAAGCCCCGCCGGACTCGATGTACCTCGTCGGCCGCATCGCGCCCGTCCGCCTGACAGGCAAAGCAGACCCCGCTCAGGCAGGCTCCGACGAGCCTGCTGCGGACGTGGGCGACGCAGCCGACGCAGCCGAGGGTCGCGGAGTCCCGGTGACGGCGGTCGGCGACACCACGGCGGAGTCCGACGAGGACGCCGTAGATGACCAGCCACAGCGGCGTGGCCTGATGATCCCCGCCTCCATGGGGCTGCGCTTTCAGATCCCCGCCGACCTCCCGACCTTCACCGTGCGAGCGTCCTGGGGCGTGTACAACCCCTTCGACAGCGGCGAGGTGTCCAAGGGCGGCGCTGCTATCCGCCACTTCCGACGCACCCCGGTAGAGAAGCCGGTCGTCGTCACCGTCGCCGACCTGTCGCCCGCGACGACCGCTGAGTACCCCCTCCAGGACGACGTCGTGCTTCGCGTCGACGTAATGGACGACCCTGACCGCGACCGCCGTCTGATCGAGGTGGCGCTGTGCAACGACCGCGAGACTCCCAGCCGCATCCCCGTCAACGCCTGGCTGTTCCAGACGAAGCTCTACGTTGAGACTGACGGCGAAGCCGCCTTCCTGCCCGTGACGGACGTCCTTGCCGACACCCGATTCGAGCGGGACGACGAGCTCCGCCGGCTCAACCTGCAGTACCGGGACCGGCTTGAGTTCGCGCACGGACGCACTTGCTCGGCCGACTGGTCCGAGCAGCCCGGCACGCGCCGCGCCAGTCGGGTGTGGACCACCTGGCTACCAGTGTCTGAGACCCCGCAGACGCTCGCTACCGAGATCGACGGAGCGCTGCTGGACATGCGCCGGCTGGCGGAGGCGTCTCCGGCAGAGGTGGACGCGGGCCTCAGACCGATCATCACGGGCTACCGGGAATGGCTCGACACCCAGGACGGACTCGCAGCCGCGCTCCCTGCGCACTTGAAGGACGACGCCCACGACGCGCTACATGACGCCCGTCGGGTCTGCACGCAGCTGGAGTCAGGCCTGACGCACCTGCTCGCAGATCCCGAGGCGCTGCGGTGCTTTCGCTTCATGAACCGGGTCATGGCCGACCAGCGCATCCAGTCCCAGGTCGCCGAGGAGCGAGCCGCGTTGCCCACGCTCGGACGGGACGCGGCACGTGAGCGCGTGCTCGCGAAGGGCCCGAGGGCACACTCCTGGCGTACGTTCCAGCTCGCCTTCATCCTCATGCAGCTGGAGTCGTTGTCGCGGCCGGAGCTGGACCGCCGGTCGGGAGACGACCTGGGCAAGGTCGAGCTGCTGTTCTTCCCCACCGGCGGCGGCAAGACGGAGGCGTACCTCGGCCTCGCGGCCTTCACCTTCGCGGTACGGCGCCGACAGGGCATCGTGACCGGCGTCGACGGGCCTGTGGACGGCCGCGCCGGTGTGGCGGTGCTCATGCGCTACACCCTCAGACTGCTCACCGCTCAGCAGTTCCAACGCGCCACGACCCTGGTCTGCGCCGCCGAGCTGGCCCGCCGCGAGGACGAGGCCACCTGGGGGACGGAGCCCTTCCGTATCGGCCTGTGGGTCGGCACCGACGTGTCCCCCAAGCGGTACCCCGAGGCGGCTGAGCAGCTCGCGAACGTCAACGACGGCCGGCGGCACCGCCTCACCGTCCTGCAACTGCAACGGTGCCCGTGGTGCGGGACACGCATCGAGGCCAGGGACGTCCTGGGCGACGACGCGCACCGGCGGGTGCACGTCTACTGCGGGGACGAGTTCGCCGAGTGCCCGTTCGCCCGAGGTGGCGTCGTCGATGACGGTCTCCCCGTCCTGACCGTGGACGAGGAGATCTACCGACTAGCCCCGGCCTTCGTGATCGCCACGGTTGACAAGTTCGCGCGTCTGGCTCGAGAGGGCGAAGCGGCGTCGCTGTTCGGGTACGTGCGCCAACGCTGCGAGCGGCACGGGTACGTGCACGCCGACTACGAGCCGTGCAGCCTGAAGGACGGCAGCAAGCACCCCGCCAAGGACGGCTTGCCTGCCGCCGCGGTGCATGCCGTGAGCCGTCTGCGTCCGCCGGACCTGATCATCCAGGACGAGCTCCATCTCATCACCGGGGCGTTGGGCACGACGGTCGGACTGTTCGAGGTGGCTATCGACGTGCTCACGTCCTGGACGACCGCTGGCGGCAAGCGCGTCAAGCCGCTGATCGTCGCGTCCACCGCGACCGTCCGAAACGCCAACGACCAGATTCGGGGCCTGTACGGGCGCGGCGTCACCGTGTTCCCCCCGCAGGTCCTCGACGTCAAGGACACGTACTTCTCGACCGAGGTAGCGGTGTCCGAGCAGCAACCTGGGCGCAGGTACATCGGGATCAGCACCACGGGGGTTCGCCTCACCTCCGCCGAGATCCGGGTCTCCGAGGTCCTGATGTCGGCGGCACAGCTGCTCATGGACCGGTCCGGGGCTAGCGCGGACCCGTACATGACGCTCGTGGGGTACTTCAACGCCACGCGGGAGCTGGCCGGCATGGCCCGCTATATGGCCGACGACATCCAGACGGCGTTGAGCAAGGGGCGGCCGTGGACCGGGCTGCCGCGGCGACGGGGGACCGACTACGGCAGTCTCAACATCGCCGAGCTGACCTCCCGTGTCGCCAGCGCAGACATCACCCGCACGCTGGACGAGATGGGTCGGCAGTTCACGCCTGACCACGACTCCACCGAAGGCAAGCGCGTCCGCATGGAGCAGCGCGCCGCGGGCCAACACGTCGAGGCGCGCACGGCCAACCCGTTCGACGTAGTGCTCGCGACCTCCATGCTCCAGGTCGGTGTCGACGTGACGCGGCTGGGTCTCATGCTCATGGTGGGGCAGCCGAAGAACACGGCCGAGTACATCCAGGCGTCCTCGCGCGTGGGTCGTGACGCGGCACGCCCCGGCCTGGTCGTCACCCTGGGCAACTGGGCTCGGCCTCGCGACCTGGCTCATTTCGAGCAGTTCCGGCACTACCACGAGACCTTCTACGCGCAGGTGGAGGCGTTGTCCGTCACTCCCTTCTCCGTCACCTCGATCGAGCGCGGCCTCGACGGCGTCCTCGTCAGCGCAGCGCGAGTGCTCGACGCCGTCCGCGCCGACGGGCTGTCGGCCGAGCGAGGCGCAGGACGGATCCAAGGCGAGTACGACCAGGTGAAGGAGCTCGTAGACGCGCTCGTTGCCCGCGCCACACTGTCCAGCCCGACGACGACCCAGACCACCCGTCAGCGCCTGCTGAACCGGCTGGACCAGTGGGTCAACCGGCGAAAGGCTCTCAGCCAGCAGCAGCTCACGCTCGTGTACGAGCGTCAGGCCGGAGACGGAAAGCACGAGGCGCTGCTCATCAGCCCGGACAACGCCCGCGCTGTCGCGGGGGCGACATCAGGCCCGCCGTTCGTCGTCGCCAACTCGATGCGAGAGGTCCAGCCCGAGATCAACCTGCTGGTGAGTCCGATCAAGGAGCGCCTGTACGCCGTCGAGCCGGACGACGCTCCCGGCTGGGAGCTCGACGAGACGAACGGGGCAGTCAATGACTGA
- a CDS encoding Eco57I restriction-modification methylase domain-containing protein, which yields MRRRVTAPSGTEQHRRWLELVDTDGPFLAVPALKRVWPQGMPQISSSTRATLVDAKSTFERAWDTWDAQPGEPAHIEALRAARDAFAETVVRDVAGWAEGLKLDLRHTPAAQARGTSPNRVVTVEPDWALVRGDTVGALVLLADPCDSLHDVVDDGWAACPIDRAEAVLRASGVPLAVVTDGRWWALVSAQADTMVASGVVDSQRWVEEPDVRDAFLALLSPRQLVGGAPEDRTAQLFLESVTAAEDVTEALGTQVRRAVELLVSAFAEAAQDARRRGSPDPLPVDRDLVYQAAVTAMMRVVFLLFAEERSLLPQGRLFTMGYGISGELDVLDARAREEGTESLDATALTWHRLLATSRALYAGATFEDMRLPSYGGSLFDSARFPFLTARDERGVLAVPVSDRVMLEVLRSVQVAQLKGQPARRISFRAVDVEQIGYIYEGLLGYSCADVDDVTVGLIGAAGAEPEMTLDALDDLAELHQDDTRLAEAIIATVKASQPGATPASKAAITKALRTGDQMDDVDRALLAVTRDRGLIERLRPYIGIIRRDLRDRPMVFQAGGLVVVETPSRATSGAHYTPKSLAREVVLHALEPLVYRPGPHQTAERDQWQLLSSDEILDLKVADIACGSGAFLVAAAEYLGERLLEAWHREGVARGTSQEMKTRAVRQVVANCLYGADINGMAVEMCKLSLWLVSLDPKLPFSFVDDKVLLGNSLLGLTDLEQLRALHIRPGEAKAATLFYQTADGGWTERLEVDAVIARAVSLRQRLASEIDNDDPQRSAVSKRRQWDDYQQLTGQLSTIADAVVAAGLIVGGKKGRALEEAYENLRIAAGLAYPKHGEADPRMLDAIIESGLTPTVETDHLRWKPLHWALVVPDVMTHGGFNAVIGNPPFLGGFKLTNAMGANARDWLINVISDGTRGAADLVAYFFLRATQLLTQGGSLGLIATNTLAQGDTRDVGLSRMVAQGFSITRSIQSRRWPAKGANLEYAAVWGRLGPLGEQAQIYSDDRPVARISPLLEAEGRTAGPPARLAANSGIAFKGGFLIGMGFVIDKSEVDDWIATDRNNELVLTPYLGGDDLYGRPDCSASRWVIDFFDRDEAAAARFSLPFARVRDEVRPVREKDNMKARREKWWQHGDKAPRMRAAIARLNEVLALTVVSKTLMPMRVSAKQLLSNSLCVFATDSYADQAVLSSSLHQLWAVKYGSGLRLDPRYTPSDVFETFPRPEETALLCSVGRTLDTERRELMLSRDIGATQLYNRVNDPAISMTSDSDVGRMREVHVELDQAVMAAYGWDDVPLDHGFHTYRQMERWTVSPAARVEILDRLLEENHRRAARQGDVAPPSDDTEVEE from the coding sequence ATGAGACGTCGCGTCACCGCCCCCAGCGGCACCGAGCAGCATCGACGCTGGCTCGAACTCGTCGACACGGACGGACCGTTCCTGGCCGTCCCCGCGCTGAAGCGCGTCTGGCCGCAAGGCATGCCACAAATCTCTTCGTCCACCCGCGCCACTCTCGTGGATGCCAAATCGACCTTTGAGCGCGCCTGGGACACCTGGGACGCACAACCAGGTGAGCCCGCACATATCGAGGCCCTGCGTGCGGCGCGGGACGCGTTCGCAGAGACGGTGGTGCGCGACGTCGCGGGCTGGGCCGAGGGGTTGAAGCTCGACCTGAGGCACACACCGGCGGCGCAGGCTCGTGGAACGTCGCCCAATCGCGTGGTGACCGTCGAGCCGGACTGGGCCCTGGTCCGGGGTGACACCGTCGGCGCCCTAGTCCTTCTGGCCGATCCCTGCGACTCGCTGCACGACGTGGTCGACGACGGGTGGGCCGCGTGCCCCATCGACCGAGCCGAGGCCGTGCTCCGTGCGTCGGGGGTGCCGTTGGCCGTGGTCACGGATGGGCGCTGGTGGGCGCTGGTGAGCGCGCAGGCGGACACCATGGTCGCGAGCGGGGTCGTCGACTCTCAACGCTGGGTCGAGGAGCCCGACGTGCGCGACGCCTTCCTCGCGCTCCTGTCTCCCAGGCAGCTCGTCGGTGGCGCCCCGGAGGACCGGACAGCACAGCTCTTCCTGGAGTCGGTGACGGCCGCCGAGGACGTCACCGAGGCGCTGGGGACGCAGGTCCGTCGTGCGGTGGAGCTTCTGGTCAGCGCCTTCGCAGAGGCAGCGCAGGACGCCCGGCGACGTGGTAGCCCTGACCCGCTTCCAGTTGACCGTGACCTCGTGTACCAGGCCGCCGTCACCGCGATGATGCGGGTCGTATTCCTGCTCTTTGCCGAGGAGCGTTCGCTCCTGCCGCAAGGACGCCTGTTCACGATGGGCTACGGCATCAGCGGTGAGCTGGACGTTCTGGACGCCCGGGCCCGCGAGGAGGGGACAGAGTCGCTCGACGCCACGGCCCTGACCTGGCACCGGCTTCTGGCCACGTCGCGGGCCTTGTACGCCGGCGCGACGTTCGAGGACATGCGCCTGCCGTCGTACGGTGGATCGCTGTTCGACAGCGCGCGGTTCCCGTTCCTCACCGCCCGCGACGAGCGCGGTGTGCTCGCCGTGCCGGTCAGCGACCGCGTCATGCTCGAGGTGCTGCGATCCGTCCAGGTCGCCCAGCTCAAGGGCCAGCCCGCCCGGCGGATCTCGTTCCGCGCGGTAGACGTGGAGCAGATCGGCTACATCTACGAGGGCCTGCTCGGCTACTCGTGCGCCGACGTCGACGACGTGACCGTCGGGCTGATCGGGGCTGCCGGCGCCGAGCCAGAGATGACCCTTGACGCTCTCGACGACCTGGCGGAGCTGCACCAGGACGACACTCGGCTGGCGGAGGCCATCATCGCGACGGTGAAGGCGTCTCAGCCGGGCGCGACTCCGGCCTCGAAGGCGGCGATCACCAAAGCCCTGCGCACTGGCGACCAGATGGACGACGTCGACCGCGCCCTGCTCGCGGTGACCCGGGACCGCGGGCTCATCGAACGGTTGAGGCCCTACATCGGCATCATCCGCCGGGACCTACGCGACCGGCCGATGGTGTTCCAGGCCGGCGGACTCGTCGTCGTCGAGACCCCATCACGGGCGACGTCGGGCGCGCACTACACGCCCAAGTCGCTTGCTCGCGAGGTAGTCCTGCACGCGCTGGAACCCCTCGTCTACCGACCGGGACCGCACCAGACGGCTGAGCGCGATCAGTGGCAGTTGCTCAGCTCCGACGAGATCCTCGACCTCAAGGTCGCCGACATAGCCTGCGGCTCTGGGGCTTTCCTCGTGGCGGCCGCGGAGTACCTGGGCGAACGGCTCCTCGAGGCGTGGCACCGCGAGGGCGTCGCGCGTGGCACTTCCCAGGAGATGAAGACACGGGCTGTGCGCCAGGTCGTGGCCAACTGCCTGTACGGCGCTGACATCAACGGCATGGCAGTCGAGATGTGCAAGCTCTCGCTCTGGCTCGTGTCCCTCGACCCCAAGCTGCCGTTCTCGTTCGTCGACGACAAAGTGCTACTCGGCAACTCCCTCCTGGGCCTCACCGACCTGGAGCAGCTTCGGGCGCTGCACATCCGGCCCGGGGAGGCGAAGGCTGCGACATTGTTCTATCAGACCGCGGACGGGGGCTGGACGGAGCGCCTGGAGGTGGACGCCGTCATCGCGCGCGCGGTTAGCCTGCGCCAGCGCCTCGCCTCCGAGATCGATAACGACGACCCCCAACGGTCTGCCGTATCCAAGCGTCGACAGTGGGACGACTACCAACAACTGACGGGCCAGCTCTCCACCATTGCTGATGCCGTGGTCGCCGCAGGCCTGATTGTCGGAGGCAAAAAGGGGCGAGCCCTCGAGGAGGCGTATGAGAACCTTCGAATCGCAGCGGGACTTGCTTACCCGAAACACGGTGAAGCCGACCCGAGGATGCTTGACGCGATCATCGAGAGCGGGCTGACCCCAACAGTGGAGACCGACCACCTCAGGTGGAAGCCGCTGCATTGGGCACTTGTGGTGCCCGATGTAATGACACACGGAGGCTTTAACGCGGTTATCGGGAACCCTCCCTTCCTGGGCGGATTCAAACTGACCAATGCTATGGGAGCCAACGCTCGTGACTGGTTGATTAATGTCATCTCAGACGGAACGAGAGGGGCAGCAGACCTGGTTGCCTACTTCTTTCTTCGAGCTACACAATTGCTGACACAAGGTGGCAGCCTTGGGTTGATCGCCACCAACACGCTGGCCCAAGGCGACACTCGCGACGTAGGCCTAAGCCGAATGGTTGCGCAGGGATTCTCGATCACTAGGTCTATCCAGTCCAGGAGGTGGCCCGCCAAAGGCGCCAACCTAGAATACGCTGCGGTATGGGGCCGCCTGGGGCCCCTCGGCGAGCAAGCGCAGATTTATTCAGATGATCGCCCAGTTGCTCGCATCAGTCCACTCCTCGAAGCGGAGGGACGAACCGCAGGCCCTCCGGCTCGTCTGGCCGCAAATAGCGGGATCGCCTTCAAGGGAGGTTTCCTAATCGGAATGGGCTTCGTGATTGACAAGAGCGAAGTCGATGACTGGATTGCCACCGACAGGAACAACGAATTGGTTCTGACTCCATACTTGGGCGGCGATGACCTTTACGGTCGCCCCGACTGCTCGGCGTCGCGCTGGGTCATTGACTTTTTTGATCGAGACGAGGCAGCTGCAGCCAGATTTTCTTTGCCCTTCGCGCGAGTTCGTGATGAAGTTCGCCCCGTGCGCGAGAAGGACAACATGAAGGCACGTCGGGAGAAATGGTGGCAACACGGTGACAAGGCTCCCCGCATGCGGGCTGCTATCGCGCGTCTCAACGAAGTGCTCGCCCTGACGGTTGTTAGCAAGACTCTGATGCCTATGCGCGTGTCGGCGAAGCAGTTGCTAAGCAACTCCTTGTGCGTCTTCGCGACCGATTCCTATGCAGACCAAGCCGTGTTGTCGTCGAGCCTGCATCAGTTGTGGGCAGTAAAGTACGGTTCAGGGCTAAGGTTGGATCCTCGCTACACACCTTCGGACGTCTTCGAAACTTTTCCACGTCCCGAGGAGACGGCGCTCCTCTGTTCAGTCGGTCGCACACTGGATACTGAACGACGCGAATTGATGCTGAGCCGAGACATTGGGGCAACTCAGCTTTACAATCGGGTGAACGACCCTGCCATCTCTATGACCTCAGACTCCGATGTGGGCCGCATGCGTGAGGTCCACGTCGAGTTGGACCAAGCAGTCATGGCTGCCTACGGCTGGGACGACGTACCGCTCGACCACGGCTTCCACACCTACCGTCAGATGGAGCGCTGGACAGTGAGCCCGGCGGCAAGGGTCGAGATCCTCGATCGGTTGCTGGAGGAGAACCACCGGCGCGCGGCTCGGCAGGGCGACGTCGCGCCTCCTTCAGACGACACGGAGGTCGAGGAGTGA
- the drmB gene encoding DrmB family protein has protein sequence MTDTTMTYADDLLDPLGDVDTASAQKSTKNRAKVGSARPSSLLYTYGPGSIMDLPQFTIMPAGLDDWETIWRRRDGVPSLHAPRLLQAVQTMLGSQVSELRPFPWAPKKNFMSKEGDDLGVPARVFPQWMRCTGCDLLGPISRFTYTNTHPYRTDEARFEHEKCYGRAGKTNRKARRRPAVPARYLLACADGHLDEFPYTWWVHHGNDCPKAEFPVLKMVDRTGGKGASATISCDSCNVRRPMNEAQGEAARGKLPKCRGRHPHLNAFAAQGCPMPVRLMLVGASNLWFPATQSIIVMPQSRAEAVASRGDALKAALGDQLAQFHDNVAFVRALLQQGGSPLANLSDDDLSAAITLAMAPALSDEELEEQRRAFDPVDLLVPEWRYLQRDPIGNQHDDPSGLMLSGRALDPQLRPQITRVLAVDKLRKVNAVLGFTRIDEMERVSDLTSRLVPLNRDRRPRWAVATEDRGEGIFLQLDEQAVDAWERTTVGGEIWADHRAAHRRNFERRYSETAKQVDADERLKPPRYWLVHTFAHVLIREMAMQCGYSAASLSERIYAWTADSGREPAAGLLICTTASDSDGTLGGLVQLSEPARLEQVVTSALERAGRCSSDPVCAHRTPKDPEDFLHGAACHCCAMASETSCERANRFLDRRFLVDLPGAVGLGFFS, from the coding sequence ATGACTGACACCACCATGACCTACGCCGACGACCTCCTGGACCCGCTCGGCGACGTCGACACGGCGTCGGCGCAGAAGTCGACCAAGAACCGCGCCAAGGTTGGTTCCGCCCGTCCTTCGTCATTGCTCTACACCTACGGACCGGGCTCGATCATGGACCTTCCCCAGTTCACGATCATGCCGGCAGGGCTCGACGACTGGGAGACGATCTGGCGGCGCCGGGACGGTGTCCCCAGCCTGCACGCGCCTCGGTTGCTCCAGGCCGTGCAGACGATGCTCGGCTCGCAGGTCAGCGAGCTGCGCCCTTTTCCGTGGGCGCCCAAGAAGAACTTCATGTCCAAGGAGGGCGACGACCTCGGGGTCCCCGCTCGGGTCTTCCCACAGTGGATGCGTTGCACCGGGTGCGACCTGCTCGGTCCGATCAGCCGCTTCACGTACACCAACACCCACCCGTACAGGACGGACGAAGCCCGTTTCGAGCACGAGAAGTGCTACGGGCGGGCGGGTAAAACGAACCGCAAAGCCCGTCGTCGGCCCGCTGTCCCTGCTCGCTACCTGCTCGCGTGCGCTGACGGCCACCTGGACGAGTTCCCCTACACGTGGTGGGTGCACCACGGCAATGACTGTCCGAAGGCCGAGTTCCCGGTCCTGAAGATGGTCGACCGCACCGGCGGCAAGGGCGCGTCGGCGACGATCTCCTGCGACTCGTGCAACGTCCGGCGGCCCATGAACGAAGCCCAGGGCGAAGCCGCCCGCGGCAAGCTGCCGAAGTGCCGCGGTAGGCACCCGCACCTGAACGCCTTTGCGGCCCAGGGCTGCCCGATGCCTGTCCGGCTGATGCTCGTCGGGGCGTCAAACCTGTGGTTCCCCGCAACTCAATCGATCATCGTCATGCCACAGTCGAGAGCGGAAGCGGTCGCCAGCCGAGGGGACGCACTCAAGGCGGCGCTGGGGGACCAGCTCGCCCAGTTCCACGACAACGTCGCGTTCGTGCGGGCGCTGCTGCAACAGGGCGGCTCACCGCTCGCCAACCTGTCTGACGACGACCTGAGCGCAGCCATCACGTTGGCAATGGCACCGGCCCTCTCGGACGAGGAGCTCGAGGAGCAGCGCCGCGCCTTCGACCCGGTCGACCTGCTCGTGCCGGAGTGGCGCTACCTCCAACGTGACCCAATAGGCAATCAGCACGACGACCCCAGCGGCCTCATGCTGTCCGGCCGAGCCCTGGATCCGCAGCTGCGGCCACAGATCACGCGGGTGCTCGCCGTCGACAAGTTACGGAAGGTGAACGCGGTTCTCGGCTTCACGCGGATCGACGAGATGGAGCGCGTTAGTGACCTCACCTCCCGGCTCGTGCCGTTGAACCGCGACAGGCGGCCACGCTGGGCAGTGGCGACCGAAGATCGAGGTGAGGGCATCTTCCTGCAGCTTGACGAGCAGGCGGTCGACGCCTGGGAGCGGACGACCGTCGGTGGTGAGATCTGGGCGGACCACCGGGCTGCACACCGTCGCAACTTCGAGCGCCGCTACTCCGAGACCGCCAAGCAGGTCGACGCTGACGAGCGACTCAAGCCTCCCCGTTACTGGCTGGTGCACACCTTCGCCCACGTGCTCATCCGGGAGATGGCCATGCAGTGCGGCTACTCGGCAGCCAGCCTCAGTGAGCGGATCTACGCCTGGACGGCCGACAGTGGGCGAGAGCCTGCGGCCGGGCTGCTGATCTGCACGACCGCGTCCGACAGCGACGGCACCCTGGGTGGGCTCGTCCAGTTGAGCGAGCCAGCACGACTTGAGCAGGTGGTGACCTCGGCGCTGGAACGTGCCGGCCGCTGTTCATCTGATCCGGTGTGTGCCCATCGCACGCCCAAGGACCCCGAGGACTTCCTGCACGGAGCAGCCTGCCACTGCTGTGCCATGGCGTCCGAGACGTCCTGCGAGCGGGCGAACCGGTTCCTAGACCGGCGCTTCCTCGTCGACCTGCCCGGAGCGGTTGGCCTTGGCTTCTTCAGCTGA
- the drmC gene encoding DISARM system phospholipase D-like protein DrmC has protein sequence MRALGAFLTVSEADSVAARLVAGESFTGALAAIGPARRPEVTRLASDAGLRHDPQTLAVVLRAIAGARDADTDIGTLWTMPGHLAQTSPLTTSIVRLVAGARTSIVCSTFNFQETSGLWEGLRAAAGRPEIDLRVYVDARASDGSSGPSSSEISKNLRPGVVLQTRPFEGKAVRNHAKLVCVDHRFLVVTSANFSWSAEYGNVELGITIDNPGIAASVERELRRAEERLYKVVPS, from the coding sequence GTGCGGGCGCTCGGTGCGTTCCTCACCGTCTCGGAGGCCGATTCAGTCGCCGCAAGGCTGGTCGCAGGCGAAAGCTTCACAGGTGCACTCGCTGCCATCGGCCCGGCACGCCGACCCGAGGTGACCCGGCTTGCATCCGACGCCGGGTTGCGGCACGACCCTCAGACGCTCGCGGTCGTCCTGCGGGCCATCGCCGGCGCGCGAGACGCGGACACGGACATCGGGACGCTGTGGACAATGCCCGGGCACTTGGCTCAAACCAGTCCACTGACGACGTCGATCGTGCGGCTCGTGGCCGGCGCAAGAACCTCAATCGTCTGCTCGACGTTCAACTTCCAGGAGACGTCGGGACTATGGGAAGGCCTCCGCGCGGCGGCGGGTCGACCGGAGATCGATCTCCGCGTCTACGTCGATGCGCGAGCGAGCGACGGATCGTCAGGGCCTAGCTCGTCAGAGATCTCAAAGAACTTGCGGCCGGGGGTGGTGCTCCAGACGCGACCGTTTGAGGGCAAGGCAGTGCGAAATCATGCGAAGCTAGTGTGCGTAGACCACCGGTTCCTCGTGGTCACCAGCGCCAACTTTTCGTGGAGCGCCGAGTACGGCAACGTCGAACTCGGCATCACTATCGATAACCCCGGCATTGCAGCCTCGGTCGAGCGGGAACTTCGACGGGCTGAGGAGAGACTGTATAAAGTAGTGCCCAGTTAG